GACCGGTGAGGAGACCCGGAGCCCGAGGGCCCCGGTGGTGTGCGCGAGGCACGAACCAGGTCGAAGCTGGGGAGGCTACGGCCTGATGTCGCCCACAGTCCCCTGTGGGCGGGGTGTATCTCTCATCTGGGAGAGAACCTACGGCAGCGCGGGGGCCGGGGACAGCCGGATCGGTGAGCTGCCATCCACCTCGCACACCTTCTTCACACGGTCTGCCTCCCGCCGTCCCACCTGTGCCGATGCGCCGCTCAGATGCGCGCGAACGCCTGCTCGATGATGTCGAGGCCCTCGTTCAGCAGGTCCTCGCCGATCACCAGCGGGGGCAGGAAGCGCAGCACGTTGCCGTAGGTGCCACAGGTCAGGACCAGCAGACCCTCGGCGTGGCAGGCCTTGGCGACGGCCGCGGCCACCTCCGCAGCGGGCTCCTTGGTGGCGCGGTCCTTGACCAGCTCGACGGCGATCATGGCGCCGCGGCCACGGACGTCGCCGATCACGTCGAACTTCTCCTGCATCGCGCCGAGCCGGGCCTTCATGACCTCCTCGATGCGCTGCGCGCGCGCGTTGAGGTCCAGCTCCTTCATCGTCTCGATCGCGCCGAGCGCACCGGCGCAGGCCACCGGGTTGCCGCCGTAGGTGCCGCCCAGGCCGCCCGCGTGCGCGGCGTCCATGATCTCGGCGCGGCCGGTGACGGCGGCCAGCGGAAGGCCGCCCGCGATGCCCTTCGCGGTCGTGATCAGGTCCGGCACGATGCCCTCGTCCTCGCACGCGAACCACTGGCCGGTGCGGCAGAAGCCGGACTGGATCTCGTCCGCGACGAACACGATGCCGTTGGCGGCGGCGAACTCGCGGATCGCCGGGAGGAAGCCCTTGGCCGGCTCGATGAAGCCGCCCTCACCGAGCACCGGCTCGATGATGATCGCGGCCACGTTGTCCGCGCCGACCTGCTTGCTGATCTGGTCGATGGCCTGCGCGGCGGCCTCCGGGCCCGCGTTCTCCGGGCCGGTCGGCCAGCGGTAGCCGTAGGCGACCGGAACGCGGTAGACCTCGGGCGCGAAGGGACCGAAGCCGTGCTTGTACGGCATGTTCTTCGCGGTCAGCGCCATGGTCAGGTTGGTCCGGCCGTGGTAGCCGTGGTCGAACACGACGACCGCCTGGCGCCTGGTGTAGGCGCGGGCGATCTTCACCGCGTTCTCGACGGCCTCGGCGCCGCTGTTGAACAGGGCCGACTTCTTCGCGTGGTCGCCCGGCGTCAGCTCGGCCAGCGCCTCGGCCACGGCCACGTAGCTCTCGTACGGCGTGACCATGAAACAGGTGTGGGTGAAGTCGGCGAGCTGCGCGGAGGCCCGGCGTACGACGGCCTCGGCGGAGGCGCCGACGCTGGTCACGGCGATACCGGAGCCGAAGTCGATGATGCGGTTGCCGTCGACGTCCTCGATGATGCCGCCGCCGGCGCGCGTGACGAAGACCGGCAGCGTGGAGCCCACGCCCTGCGCGACCGCGGCGGTACGGCGGGCCTGCAGCTCCTGCGACTTCGGGCCGGGGATGGCGGTGACGACGCGGCGCTCCTGCTCAAGTGCGGTCATAGAGGGCTCCCTGAAGAGATCATGCGTTGGGGGCTTGGGCTGTGCTCGAAGCTCTGCTTGAAGCTGTGCTTCGGTGCTGTGCTTCGGGCTTGGTCGAGGGTGGCGTTCCGTGGACGCCTTTCCCTCTTTTCTCGCAGGTTAAGACGGCAGAAGAGGGTCGGGCATGCTCCATGTGGGCGTTGTCGGCGGTCGCGGTTGTCCGTGGTGGACATAGAGGAGGGGGCGGGGAGGGAAAGGGGTCCGGCGAGGGTGTCGGCGCGGGCGCCGGGGCGGGCGTCGGCGCCGGATGCGCGCGTCGCGCCGTGCGGACGGTGAACTCCCTTGTCCGGGGGTTAGATTGACTCGCTGATGTGACGGCACACGGAACGGCTGGTCGGGGAGCGACGGCGATGGACGACGGCGGGACGCAGGACGCGCGGGGCACGCATCCGAAGCGGTCGGACCCGGTACCCGGGCCGGACGCCCCGGCACCCCAGCGGCATCCCGGCGCGGTACCGCGCCCGGCCATGCCCCGGCAGGCGCCGCCGATGCCGCCCCGCCCACCGGCGGCGCCGGGCGCGCAGGCGAGGCCGGGCGCGCAGGCAGGGTCGGGCGCGCAGGCGGGGCCGGGCGCGCAAGGGGCGTACGCGCCGGGTGCGGCGGTTACGGGGGGTGTGTCGGGTGCGGCGGCGGCGCCCGGTACCGGCCCCCGCTCCGCGGTCGCCGCCTGGCTCGACACTCCCCGGCCCGCCGCCGCGCCCGGCATCTGGCGGTTCGGACACCGGCCGCCCAAGGGCAGCGAGCCCGCCGGGGGCCGGCTCCCCGCGATCACCGCCGTGGGACTGCTGATCCCGCTGGTCGTGGCCCTGCTCGTGTGGTCGCTGTGGCGGCAGGGCGCGGTGCCCTATGAGTCGGCGCCGCTGAAGCTCTTCACACCCGAAGACTGGTGGTGGGGGGGCACGGTCTCCCCGAAGGGGTGGCAGGGGCAGGAGGCCGGGGTCGTCTACGACGGAGTCTTCTTCGCCGTCCTCGTCTACGCCGTCGGACATCTGGGCAGCTGGCCGGAGGTCGCGCGGCACTTCGTGGGCCGTCGTCCGCAGCCCGCCCGCGCCCTGTTCGCCGCCGTCGGCGCGCTCGGCGCCCTCAGCCTGGTCTTCCCTGAGGCGTTCCCGCTGGCCGGGTGGGCCCCGGTGCCGGTCGTCGATCCACTCTTCTCCCTGGTGGCGCTGATCTCGGGCGGCTACGACCTGTTCGGCTCCCGGCTCTTCACCGATGCCCTCTACACACTGATCACCCTGCTCGTCCTCTGGCCCTTCGCCCGCCTCGGCGGCTGGCCGGCGTACGGCCGGGAACTCCTCGCGCGCCGGCGGGCCGCGGCCGACCCCACCGCCCCGCCGCCCGCCGACCTGCCCCGCTCGCAGTGGCCCGAACTGCGCCACGCGGGCCAGTACCAGGCCGCCGAGCTGCTCACCGCCGAGGTGGCCGCGGACCGGATGAACGACGTCGACTGCGCCCGGGTGGAGAGGGCCTGGGCCGAGGCGCGGCGCGAAGCGGGGCTCGCGGCCTTCACCGACACCGTGCTGCGGCAGGGGGCCGCCGCCTGGACCCACCCGTCCGGCGCGCGCGACCTGCCGGGCCGCGCCGCCGCCCACGACCTGCTCACGGGACAGGTGCGGCTCGGCCGGTGGGTGCCCGGGGAGCGGACCCCGCGCGCCTACCACGGAGCCGGCGCCGCCGTCGGAGCCGAGCAGCTCGCCACCTCCCTGCTGCTCGTGGGACCGTCCGGCTCCGGCAAGACCCGGCACGTCGTCGAGCCGCTCACCGAGGGGCTGGCGCTGCGGGCACTGACCGGCCGGTGCGCGGTCGTCGCCGTCTGCGCCGCCGGTACGCCGCTCGGCCGCGACGGCGCGTACGACGTGGTGGTCCGGATCGGCGACCCCGCCTCCGCGCACGACCTCGACCCGTACGCCGAGTCCGACGACCCCGACGAGGCCGCCGCCCTCCTCGCCGAGGCCCTGGTCGGCGACGTCGCCGCCGTGGGCACCCAGAGCGCCGCCACCGCGCTCGCCCAGCTCCTCGGCCCCTACCGCGCGGTGCACGGCCGCTTTCCCTCCCTGCCGGTGCTGCGCGAACTGCTGGAGGGCGACCCGGGGGCGCTGGCCGCCCTGCGGGCGGGACTCGCCGCCGACGACCGGCACGCGGTGATGCGCCGCGAGCTGGACGCCCGGATGCGGCAGTCGGGCGGCGCGGCGGACGCGGGGCCGGCCCTCGCCGACCGGCTCGCCCTGCTCGACCGGCCGGTCTTCGCCGACTTCTTCGGCGGCGGCCACGGGGGAGCGGGCGCCGGAGCGGGCTCCGGAGCAGGCGCCGGAGCCCGGCCGTTCTCGCTGCGCGCCGTCGCCCACCATCCGCTGCGGGTCCGCATCGACCTGCCCGAACGCGGGCACGAGGAGGCGTCCCGGATCATCACCCGACTGGTCCTGGCCCAGTTCCACGCGCTCGTACGGGACACCCGGCGCCCCCACTTCGCCTGCCTGGTCCTCGACGACGCCACCGGCGCCGTGACCCCCGAGTCGGTGCGCCGCATCGGCAGGCTGCGCTCGCAGAACGCCGGGGTCGTCCTCGCGCTCCGCTCGGTCGCGGACGTGCCCGAGGCCCTGCACGGGCCGTTGCTGGGCGCGGTGGGCTGCCGGATGGCGCTGTCCGGGGTCACCACCTGGGACGGCAGCCGGTTCGCGCACGCCTGGGGCACCGAGTGGGTGGAGACGAAGGAGGTCGCCAAGCACACCGTCTTCGCCGACCAGCCGATGACCCGGGCCATCCACGCCCTGCGCAAGCTGGTCACCGGGCGGGCGGTGACCACCGACGCCGTCACCACCAAGCAGGTCGAGCGGGAACGCTGGTCCGCCTCGCAGCTGGCCCACGAGGTGCCGCCGGGCCACGCGGTGCTGTCGCTGACCGGGGTGTCCGGCGAGCACGCGCCGCCGCTCCTGGTGGACCTGCGCGGCTGACGCGGCTCGTACGGTGAGGCAGAATCGACAGTGGCCGTTCATACGCGGCGGCCAAAAGGTCATGGGCGACGGCCCCTGGGCCGTTCCGCTCACCGGATCTCCGCAGACCTGAAGGTCGTCCCATGCCTCCCACGCTCGCCTCGCTCGTCCACCACTCCGCGCTCAAGCTGACCGTGCGCGCGGGCGGGGACGGCCTGGACGTGCCCGTCCGCTGGGCGCACGTCAGCGAGCTGGCCGACCCCGTGCCGTACATGGAGGGCGGCGAGCTGCTGCTGATCACCGCGCTCAAGCTGGACGCGGAGAACCCCGAGGCCATGCGCCGCTACGTGAAGCGGCTCGTCCAGGCGGGGGTGGTCGGGCTCGGCTTCGCCGTGGGTGTGAACTACGAGGAGATCCCCGAGGCGCTCGTGACGGCCGCCGAGGAGGAGGGGCTGCCCCTGCTGGAGGTGCCCCGGCGCACGCCCTTCCTCGCGATCAGCAAGGCGGTCTCCGCGGCCATCGCCGCCGACCAGTACCGCGCGGTCACGGCGGGCTTCGCCGCCCAGCGCGAACTGACGCGGCAGGCGCTCGGCTCCGGCCCCGAGGGGCTGCTCACCGCGCTGGCCGCCCAGGTCGACGGCTGGGCGGCGCTCTACGACGCCTCGGGCGCCGTCGTCGCCGCCGCACCCGAGTGGGCGGTCCGCCGGGCCGCCCGGCTCACCGCCGACGTCGAACGGCTGCGCGACAGGCCCGCGCCCGCCTCCGCCGTGGCCGGTGTGCCCGAGACCGAGGACCGCGTGGAACTGCACTCCCTGGGCACCGGGCGCCGCCCGCGCGCCGCCCTCGCCGTGGGCACCGCCGCCACCCTGGGCACCGCCGAGCGCTACGCCGTGCACTCCGCCATCGCCCTGCTGACCCTCACCACGGAACGCTCCCGCTCCCTGTACGCCGCCGAGCAGCGCGTCGGCGCGGCCGTGCTGCGGATGCTGCTCGCCGGGCAGCCCGACCACGCGCGGGCCGTCGCCGGTGACCTGTACGGCGATCTGCTGGACGCGCCGTTCCGGGCGATCGTCGCCGAGGCGGCGTCGGCGTCCGCCGCGCGGGCGCACGCCGACGCGCACGCGCGCGTGCAGCCCGCCAAGGCCGCCCCGGCCGCCGTGCCCGCCGCCCTGGGCACCGGCGGCGACCCGCTCGCGGCCCTCGCCGAGGTGGTGGAGGCCGCCGCCGCGCGCTCCGGCGAGGCGGTGCTCGTGGTGCCCGACGGGGAGCGGCTGGTGGTGCTGGCCGCCGACGGCGGCGCGGCCGTCACCGCCTGCGGGGAGTACGCGGGCGTGCTGGAGGCGGCGCGGGCCGCCGCGGTCCCCGAGCAGCCGGCCGGCGGGGCGGCCGAACCGGTCGTGGGCCTGTCCGCCCCGGCCGGACCGATCGCCGCTGCCGCCGCCTTCAAACAGGCCGAGCAGGCACTGTCCGTGGCGCGGCGGCGCGGCCGGGTCCTGGTCGAGCACGAGCAACTGGCCTCGGGCTCCGTGCTGCCGCTGCTCGCCGACGACGCGGTACGGGCGTTCGCGGACGGGCTGCTGCGCGCGCTGTACGAGCACGACGCGACCGGCCGCGGCGACCTGGTGGCCAGCCTGCGCGCCTGGCTCTCCCGGCACGGCCAGTGGGACGCGGCCGCCGCCGACCTCGGCGTCCACCGGCACACCCTGCGCTACCGCATGCGCCGCGTCGAGGAGATCCTCGGCCGCTCCCTGGACGACCCGGACGTCCGCATGGAACTCTGGCTCGCCCTCAAGGCAACAGCCCCGGAATAGCCCCGCTGGGCGTATGTGCCTGGGCGCG
The sequence above is drawn from the Streptomyces sp. SAT1 genome and encodes:
- the gabT gene encoding 4-aminobutyrate--2-oxoglutarate transaminase, translated to MTALEQERRVVTAIPGPKSQELQARRTAAVAQGVGSTLPVFVTRAGGGIIEDVDGNRIIDFGSGIAVTSVGASAEAVVRRASAQLADFTHTCFMVTPYESYVAVAEALAELTPGDHAKKSALFNSGAEAVENAVKIARAYTRRQAVVVFDHGYHGRTNLTMALTAKNMPYKHGFGPFAPEVYRVPVAYGYRWPTGPENAGPEAAAQAIDQISKQVGADNVAAIIIEPVLGEGGFIEPAKGFLPAIREFAAANGIVFVADEIQSGFCRTGQWFACEDEGIVPDLITTAKGIAGGLPLAAVTGRAEIMDAAHAGGLGGTYGGNPVACAGALGAIETMKELDLNARAQRIEEVMKARLGAMQEKFDVIGDVRGRGAMIAVELVKDRATKEPAAEVAAAVAKACHAEGLLVLTCGTYGNVLRFLPPLVIGEDLLNEGLDIIEQAFARI
- a CDS encoding PucR family transcriptional regulator translates to MPPTLASLVHHSALKLTVRAGGDGLDVPVRWAHVSELADPVPYMEGGELLLITALKLDAENPEAMRRYVKRLVQAGVVGLGFAVGVNYEEIPEALVTAAEEEGLPLLEVPRRTPFLAISKAVSAAIAADQYRAVTAGFAAQRELTRQALGSGPEGLLTALAAQVDGWAALYDASGAVVAAAPEWAVRRAARLTADVERLRDRPAPASAVAGVPETEDRVELHSLGTGRRPRAALAVGTAATLGTAERYAVHSAIALLTLTTERSRSLYAAEQRVGAAVLRMLLAGQPDHARAVAGDLYGDLLDAPFRAIVAEAASASAARAHADAHARVQPAKAAPAAVPAALGTGGDPLAALAEVVEAAAARSGEAVLVVPDGERLVVLAADGGAAVTACGEYAGVLEAARAAAVPEQPAGGAAEPVVGLSAPAGPIAAAAAFKQAEQALSVARRRGRVLVEHEQLASGSVLPLLADDAVRAFADGLLRALYEHDATGRGDLVASLRAWLSRHGQWDAAAADLGVHRHTLRYRMRRVEEILGRSLDDPDVRMELWLALKATAPE